The nucleotide window CATGAACCGCTCTTGCGGATCACTTTATGATCGACGCCCATGTCGATGATTTCTCCAACTTTGGAGATGCCTTCGCCATACATGATGTCAAATTCGGCTTTACGGAACGGGGGTGCAAGCTTGTTTTTCACTACCTTCACACGGGTGCGGTTTCCCTTTACCTCTTCTCCTTCTTTGATCTGCCCGATGCGCCGGATATCCACCCTTACCGAAGTGTAGAACTTAAGTGCATTCCCGCCGGTTGTGGTTTCGGGATTGCCGAACATGACCCCGATCTTCTCACGCAACTGGTTGATGAACATGCAACAGGTGTTGGTTTTGCTGATGTTGGCTGCCAGTTTACGGAGTGCCTGTGACATAAGCCTGGCCTGAAGGCCCATTTTGGAGTCGCCCATATCACCTTCCAGTTCTGCTTTGGGAGTCAGAGCAGCTACAGAATCAATCACTACGATGTCAACGGCACCGGATCGAATCAGATGATCCGCAATTTCAAGGGCCTGTTCTCCGTGATCGGGTTGGGAGATAAGCAGGTTTTCCACATCTACACCCAGTTTTTCTGCATAAAATCGGTCAAAGGCATGTTCTGCGTCTAACATGGCAGCTATGCCGCCCTTTTTCTGGGCTTCGGCAATTGCATGAATGGCCAGGGTTGTTTTGCCCGATGCTTCGGGTCCATACACCTCTACAACCCTGCCACGGGGGTAACCGCCTACGCCCAGGGCCATATCAAGGGCTATTGATCCCGATGAAATGGAAGGAACATCGACTACTGCCTTATCCCCCATCTTCATGATCGTACCTTTGCCATACCCTTTCTCGATCTTATCCAGGGTAAGCTCCAGGGCTTTCATCTTTTCCTGGTCAACCTGTGATTTTGTGTTTTTTTTATCTTTCTGTTTGGCTTCCTGCTGGTTTGCCTTTGTCTCTTGTTGTGTCGAATTGTTGTTCTGTTTTGTAGCCATACAAAATTTTTTTTGGTTAGGTAAAGTTAACAAGAATGCATCAAATAAATTGTTATAGGTTAATAATTTTATCAACAAAATACAGTTTATTTTTATTATTTTTGAATGGTTGCTTTTTTCCCGTGGGTAGTGGCCTATCGATTCCTTTACTTCGTCTCGGGAAAAAGAAAAGTTGATTAAAGCACCGAAAAAGTCAGCAAATTTTTTGAAAATACAAATTATACAATTATCTTTAACCCTCTGAATGTAAAATGAAATGCCATAAACATGGGTGAAGGAGACAGACTACACCAACAGCAGAATTCAGGTTCCCAATCTGATGGAAACAAGGAAAAGAACCTTATCCTTTACAACGATGAGGTGAATGATTTCAATTATGTCATTGAATCATTGATAGAGATATGCAATCATGATAATGTGCAGGCTGAGCAATGTACTTACCTGACGCATTATAATGGAAAATGCGAGGTTAAGAAGGGGCCTTATCAGGAACTTAAGGTGATGAAAGATGGATTGACAGACCGGGGTCTGCAGGCTGAGATTTATTAATTTTTTATCTGATGTCATTTATTGCCATTTTGTTGTTGATTCTTTTGGGAATTTTTCTTTTCCTTGTAGAATTTTTATTGGTTCCCGGTGTTACTGTGGCAGGTATCGCCGGCTTTATTTTGATTGTAGGCGGGGTTTATATGGGTTATGAGAGCCTGGGAACGCCCGAGGGACATTATATTCTGGCTGGCGCGGTATTTCTTTCGGTGGTGGTTATAGCCTATTCCCTTCGGGCGAAAACCTGGAAACGGCTGATGCTGGATTCCACCATCAGCGGGAAGGTTTCCAGGTATGAAGAGGAGAAAGTGAAGGTGGGGGATGAGGGTGTGACTGTTACCCGGCTTAATCCCATGGGAAAGGTTCTGATCAACGGAGAATATTTGGAAGCCAAATCTACCGGCCCTTATATTGAACAAAAGAAAAAGATAAGAGTTATAAGCATTAAGCACTTTAGTGTAGTGGTAAAATCAATAGAAGAATAAACATATAATTCATTAATTATGGAAGGAATCGGAATGTACATTGTAATTATTGTTGGGGCCATCATCGGTCTTTGGATCATCCTGTATTTTGTTCCAATAGGACTTTGGTTTTCGGCCCTTGTATCCGGAGTTAGAATATCGTTGCTTCAGCTCGTTTTGATGCGGTGGAGGAAAGTACCTCCTGCCGTGGTTGTCAATTCGATGATAGAAGGTAATAAGGCCGGTTTGACACTTTACCGGAACGACCTGGAGGCACACTACCTGGCGGGTGGTCATGTGCCGGATGTAACCCATGCGCTTGTTTCGGCAGAGAAGGCCAACATCGACCTGGATTTTAAGATGGCCACGGCCATTGATCTGGCCGGCAGGGATGTTTTCGAGGCGGTACAGATGTCGGTTAACCCCAAGGTTATCAACACACCTCCCGTGACTGCAGTTGCAAAAGACGGAATTCAATTGATTGCCAAGGCCCGGGTTACTGTACGGGCCAATATCAAACAGCTTGTTGGTGGTGCAGGCGAGGAAACCATCCTGGCCCGTGTTGGCGAGGGGATCGTATCTTCTATCGGTTCGGCCAGCTCCCATAAAGCTGTATTGGAAAACCCGGACTCCATTTCGCGTGTGGTTCTTGAGAAAGGACTGGATTCTGGAACCGCTTTCGAGATCCTTTCTATTGATATTGCGGATATGGATATTGGCAAGAACGTGGGTGCCGGCTTGCAGATCGATCAGGCCAATGCCGACAAGAACATTGCCCAGGCCAAGGCAGAGGAACGAAGAGCCATGGCTGTTGCCGAAGAACAGGAGATGAAGGCGAAAGCCCAGGAAGCCAGGGCTGCTGTGATACAGGCAGAGAAGGAAATACCCCAGGCCATTTCCGAAGCACTGCGAAACGGCAATATAGGCGTTATGGATTATTACCGGATGAAAAACATCCAGTCCGATACTGAGATGCGGGATGCCATCTCCAGGCCTGAGGAGGATGATTACAAGGATCCGGGTGATGTCGGAGAAGAAGAGGATTAACTGTAAAAACAAAGATGAACTTGCGTGAGGTTATCCTGTTGGTTTAATACCGGTAATGGGCTTGCATAAGAAGAATTTTGGAATTTCTTTGTGATTTGACTCCAATTTACTATTTTTGCCCAACATTTTTCCGGAGAGATGGGAGAGCGGCTTAATCCACCGGTTTGCTAAACCGGCGTGCCCTGAATAGGGTACCGGGGGTTCAAATCCCCCTCTCTCCGCGGGTTTGGGTAAGCCTTCCTCCGGGAAGGCTTTTTTTATGGTTTTAGGGTGATGTTTGTGTTTAAATTCTGAATATGCTGTTCAATGAAAAAATTAGCTTTTTGAAAGGTGCGTTTATTTGTTGATATTACGTTGTTTTAGGCAGTAATGGGTAGTATAAAGTAATGCCATTTTTTTACAGTACGGTTTGGAAAATAGAAAAACAATTTATTTATTTGCAAAACTCTTTTAAAGGGCATAATTGTTTTATTGCAGTCTGATTTACTGAGCAAAGGAAACGCAAATTAAACGAAGCCTG belongs to Bacteroidales bacterium and includes:
- a CDS encoding ATP-dependent Clp protease adaptor ClpS, whose protein sequence is MGEGDRLHQQQNSGSQSDGNKEKNLILYNDEVNDFNYVIESLIEICNHDNVQAEQCTYLTHYNGKCEVKKGPYQELKVMKDGLTDRGLQAEIY
- the recA gene encoding recombinase RecA, with the translated sequence MATKQNNNSTQQETKANQQEAKQKDKKNTKSQVDQEKMKALELTLDKIEKGYGKGTIMKMGDKAVVDVPSISSGSIALDMALGVGGYPRGRVVEVYGPEASGKTTLAIHAIAEAQKKGGIAAMLDAEHAFDRFYAEKLGVDVENLLISQPDHGEQALEIADHLIRSGAVDIVVIDSVAALTPKAELEGDMGDSKMGLQARLMSQALRKLAANISKTNTCCMFINQLREKIGVMFGNPETTTGGNALKFYTSVRVDIRRIGQIKEGEEVKGNRTRVKVVKNKLAPPFRKAEFDIMYGEGISKVGEIIDMGVDHKVIRKSGSWYSYGETKLGQGREAVKQLLRDNPELAEELENKIKEKLKEKEEQG
- the floA gene encoding flotillin-like protein FloA (flotillin-like protein involved in membrane lipid rafts), giving the protein MEGIGMYIVIIVGAIIGLWIILYFVPIGLWFSALVSGVRISLLQLVLMRWRKVPPAVVVNSMIEGNKAGLTLYRNDLEAHYLAGGHVPDVTHALVSAEKANIDLDFKMATAIDLAGRDVFEAVQMSVNPKVINTPPVTAVAKDGIQLIAKARVTVRANIKQLVGGAGEETILARVGEGIVSSIGSASSHKAVLENPDSISRVVLEKGLDSGTAFEILSIDIADMDIGKNVGAGLQIDQANADKNIAQAKAEERRAMAVAEEQEMKAKAQEARAAVIQAEKEIPQAISEALRNGNIGVMDYYRMKNIQSDTEMRDAISRPEEDDYKDPGDVGEEED